The Anas platyrhynchos isolate ZD024472 breed Pekin duck chromosome 34, IASCAAS_PekinDuck_T2T, whole genome shotgun sequence genome contains a region encoding:
- the NCKAP5L gene encoding nck-associated protein 5-like has product MSESAAEAQGDESPAARGDTGSSQELLQRLRELEAENSALAQANENQRETYERCLDEVANHVVQALLNQKDLREECIKLKKRVFDLERQNQALSDLFQQKLQLSAGSLPQLPLHPVPVSLDVPGSPQLGSTEEPPALLPPGCCAPPAEATPLGPSGSPVLSPGAPSLDALSPFFKKKAQILEVLRKLEETDPLLGPPPGPPHSQGPPDSPCSPEPRAGADAPGWPPCPLRGLGAAAGWRGAEGSPCSSPEEAVPPRGALLSALAERLLRGDGGCCRLNGEPPAPPRQRGGGPEHPAFLGLYAPCEESPEGGFAPLSPRLGLPSPGGGAAPPLPSPSKVLKALKLPGPPGALRLSPQLARASKIPCRSTNPEASPVLSRRASPDAPPEPGSPEPPVFPPPHPYEAAEQPLGPLPVGPPAGGERAAASPPSPRRGAGGSAPSRRPGKKPPEPGYLPFKERLAALGKLRGADGREPPPGPGRPERGHGAEPRPPARGCLGGSLKHPEPAHGAEPLARCYSSGSMGEHGKAGGKGRPPGGRTPPRAPPPPPAKAARSPHGSPTKLPTKAAGKTGGSSRGEEPKAAPTTAVTTAVTTGGATKTAGGPRKAPSGPETLGAGSSAGAAGHSAIEEKVMKGIEENVLRLQGQERAPAAEVKVKPAGGLASWFGLRRSKLPALSRRAEGARGREWSGAPAPLRREVKLAARKLEAESLNISKLMEKAEDLRKALQEEQAFLHGLALEKGRPRARGAGPERSPGQLQVMYQEVTAENFMQQLLNRVDGKDVSYESRLEHKRDLCDFQRVSPDAKDPRLCRPPRNGIVGHLRGCQDPPEKVPDVGLRDELPSDESLSESGTAQHFAACGSLTRTLDSGIGTFPPPDYGGVPTKSTPKPRGRPEPLPGAVPGRPAALTKVPRKARTLEREVPSVEELLVPGKHRGTGAPCRAAGPPGAHSHRGCPQDADAEKPRRVQQSKNWTFPNAKACGNTDPFLCPPGGLEGLHRPALAPVCSPAGHRGASPEAPPPLPPALSACSSRTPSASDVGDEGSTEARSRDAGCGPPGMEHSESLSDSLYDSLSSCGSQG; this is encoded by the exons ATGTCGGAGAGCGCGGCCGAGGCGCAGGGAGATGAGAGCCCCGCGGCACGCGGCGACACcggcagcagccaggagctcCTGCAGCGGCTGCGGGAGCTGGAG GCGGAGAACTCGGCCTTGGCTCAGGCCAACGAGAACCAGAGGGAGACCTACGAGCGCTGCCTGGATGAg GTCGCCAACCACGTGGTGCAGGCGCTGCTCAACCAGAAG GACCTGCGTGAGGAGTGCATCAAGCTGAAGAAGCGCGTCTTCGACCTGGAGCGCCAGAACCAGGCGCTGAGCGACCTCTtccagcagaagctgcagctctCGGCCGGATCCCTGCCCCAG CTGCCGCTGCACCCGGTGCCGGTGTCCCTGGATGTGCCAGGAAGCCCCCAGCTGGGCTCCACCGAGGAGCCCCCCGCCTTGCTGCCCCCCGGCTGCTGTGCCCCCCCGGCAGAG GCCACCCCGCTGGGACCCTCGGGCAGCCCCGTGCTCAGCCctggtgccccctccctggacgccctctcccccttcttcaAGAAGAAAGCGCAGATCCTGGAGGTGCTGCGCAAGCTGGAGGAGACGGACCCTctgctgggaccccccccgggacccccccactCCCAGGGACCCCCCGATTCCCCCTGCTCCCCTGAACCCCGGGCCGGGGCCGATGCACCGGGCTGGCCCCCCTGCCCTCTGCGGGGTctgggggcagctgcggggTGGCGGGGGGCCGAGGGGAGCCCCTGCTCGTCGCCGGAGGAGGCCGTCCCCCCGCGGGGGGCTCTGCTCAGCGCCTTGgccgagcggctgctgcggggggACGGGGGGTGCTGCCGCCTCAACGgcgagcccccggcccccccccggcagcgTGGCGGCGGCCCCGAGCACCCCGCTTTCCTGGGGCTCTACGCGCCGTGCGAGGAGAGCCCCGAGGGGGGCTTTGCCCCTCTTTCCCCCCGCCTGGGGCTTCCttcccccggggggggggcggcaccCCCTTTGCCTTCCCCTTCCAAGGTGCTCAAGGCGCTGAAGCTGCCGGGCCCCCCCGGGGCGCTGCGCCTCAGCCCCCAGCTCGCCCGCGCCTCCAAAATCCCCTGCCGCAGCACCAACCCCGAGGCCTCGCCGGTGCTCAGCCGCCGCGCGTCCCCCGATGCCCCCCCTGAGCCGGGCTCCCCCGAGCCCCCCgttttccccccccctcacccttACGAGGCAGCCGAGCAGCCCCTGGGGCCGCTGCCCGTGGGCCCCCCCGCCGGTGGCGAGCGAGCAGCCGCGtcccccccgagcccccggcgtggtgctgggggctcggccccctcccgccgccccgGGAAGAAGCCCCCCGAGCCGGGCTACTTGCCCTTCAAGGAGCGCCTGGCTGCCCTGGGCAAGCTGCGGGGTGCTGACGGCCGGGAGCCCCCCCCTGGGCCCGGGAGGCCTGAAAGGGGCCACGGGGCTGAGCCGCGACCCCCGGCgcgggggtgtttggggggcaGCCTGAAGCACCCCGAGCCGGCGCACGGCGCGGAGCCCCTGGCGCGCTGCTACTCCTCCGGCTCCATGGGCGAGCACGGCAAAGCGGGGGGCAAGGGgcgcccccccgggggcaggaCCCCTCCGCGCGcccccccaccgccccccgccaaggctgcccgcagcccccacgGCAGCCCCACCAAGCTGCCCACCAAGGCGGCCGGCAAAACGGGGGGGTCCTCCCGGGGCGAGGAGCCCAAAGCAGCTCCGACGACAGCGGTGACAACGGCGGTGACAACGGGGGGGGCCACCAAAACAGCCGGGGGTCCCCGCAAGGCACCATCTGGCCCCGAAACCCTCGGCGCGGGGTCTTCGGCGGGGGCCGCCGGGCATTCGGCCATCGAGGAGAAGGTGATGAAGGGCATCGAGGAGAACGTGCTgaggctgcaggggcaggagcgGGCGCCGGCGGCGGAGGTGAAGGTCAAACCGGCCGGGGGCTTGGCCAGTTGGTTCGGGCTGCGGCGCAGCAAGCTGCCGGCGCTCAGCCGCCGCGCCGAGGGCGCACGGGGTCGGGAATGGTCCGGGGCTCCGGCACCCCTGCGGAGGGAGGTGAAGTTGGCCGCCCGAAAACTGGAGGCCGAGAGCCTGAACATCTCCAAGCTGATGGAGAAGGCGGAGGACCTGCGCAAGgcgctgcaggaggagcaggcttTCCTCCACGGTTTGGCTTTGGAGAAAGGACGGCCCCGGGCACGCGGTGCCGGTCCCGAGCGCAGCCCCGGGCAGCTGCAGGTGATGTACCAGGAGGTGACGGCCGAGAACTTCATGCAGCAGCTGCTCAACAG GGTGGACGGGAAGGACGTGTCCTACGAGAGCCGCCTGGAGCACAAGCGGGACCTGTGTGACTTCCAGCGGGTCTCCCCCGACGCCAAAGACCCCCGGCTCTGCCGGCCGCCCCGCAACGGGATCGTGGGCCACCTGCGGGGCTGCCAGGACCCCCCGGAGAAG GTGCCCGACGTGGGGCTGCGGGACGAGCTGCCGTCGGACGAGAGCCTCTCCGAATCGGGGACGGCGCAGCACTTCGCGG CGTGCGGCTCCCTGACGCGGACCCTGGACAGCGGCATCGGGACCTTCCCACCCCCGGATTATGGAGGGGTCCCCACGAagagcaccccaaaaccccgcGGGCGCCCGGAGCCGCTGCCCGGTGCGGTGCCGGGGAGGCCGGCAGCCCTCACCAAAGTGCCCCGGAAAGCTCGGACCCTGGAACGGGAGGTGCCCAGcgtggaggagctgctggtgccCGGCAAACACCGCGGCACCGGGGCCCCCTGCCGCGCCGCCGGCCCCCCCGGCGCTCACAGCCACCGGGGCTGTCCCCAAG ACGCCGATGCCGAGAAGCCGCGGCGCGTCCAGCAGAGCAAGAACTGGACCTTCCCCAACGCCAAAGCCTGCGGCAACACCGACCCCTTCCTctgcccccccggggggctggaggggctgcaccGGCCTGCGCTG GCACCCGTGTGCAGCCCGGCCGGGCACCGAGGGGCATCCCCGGAGGCCcccccgccgctgccccccgccctGAGCGCCTGCAGCAGCCGCACCCCCAGCGCCTCGGACGTGGGGGACGAGGGCAGCACCGAGGCGCGGTCGCGGGACGCCGGCTGCGGCCCCCCCGGGATGGAGCACTCGGAGTCGCTCAGCGATTCGCTCTACGACAGCCTCTCCTCCTGCGGCAGccagggctga
- the TMBIM6 gene encoding bax inhibitor 1, which translates to MNVFERNINFDALFKFSHISASTQEHLKRVYASFALCMLVAALGAYINVVTHLFQFSLLTGLGSLGLMIWLTATPHSRETEQKRLGMLAGFAFLTGINLGPLLQMCIAINPSIIPTAFLGTATVFACFSLSALYARRRSFLYLGGFLLSGLTLMLLSSLVNAFVGSAWLFTANLYLGLMLMCGFVLFDTQLIIEKAESGDKDYIWHCVDLFLDFVNIFRELLMILGMNENKKKEKK; encoded by the exons ATGAACGTCTTCGAGCGCAACATCAATTTCGATGCCCTCTTCAAGTTCTCCCACAT CTCGGCCTCCACCCAGGAGCACCTGAAGAGGGTCTACGCCAGCTTCGCCCTCTGCATGCTCGTGGCAGCGCTGGGGGCGTACATCAATGTGGTCACCCACCTCTTCCAG TTCAGCCTGCTGACCGGCctgggctccctggggctgATGATCTGGCTGACGGCCACCCCCCACAGCAGGGAGACGGAGCAGAAGAGGCTGGGGATGCTGGCTGGCTTCGCCTTCCTGACGG GCATCAACCTGGGGCCCCTCCTGCAAATGTGCATCGCCATCAACCCCAG CATCATCCCCACCGCCTTCCTGGGCACCGCCACCGTCTTCGCCTGCTTCTCGCTCAGCGCCCTTTACGCCCGGCGCCGCAGCTTCCTCTACCTGGGAG GTTTCCTGCTCTCCGGCCTCACCCTgatgctcctctcctccctggtTAACGCGTTCGTGGGCTCCGCCTGGCTCTTCACG GCCAACCTCTACCTGGGGCTGATGCTCATGTGCGGCTTCGTGCTCTTCGACACGCAGCTCATCATCGAGAAGGCGGAGAGCGGCGACAAGGATTACATCTG GCACTGCGTGGATCTCTTCCTCGACTTCGTCAACATCTTCCGCGAGCTCCTGATGATCCTGGGCATGAACGAG Aacaagaagaaggagaagaaatga
- the CCNT1 gene encoding cyclin-T1 isoform X2, translating into MISRNNSSDMNIAGLMSMSTSSTATGTGPALPPSTESPREQSGTEAAAGAQPEHWLAQHPPPKLESSQGHRTSDGSAAEHPLQQDGAAYQKQGGKNAPAAKVSLKEYRAKHAEELAAQKRQLENMEANVRSQYAYAAQNLLVQQQREREVQQESNPSPIILKIPIGSENPERPPGPEKGDKASALKLRIPVTGGGGGERPLPSKQEEIKMRIKVPSAADRPGSLDESGAKSREHKEKHKGHSSNHHHHHHNHHSHKHLHPQLAAGPSGVVNKRPGDSKHLAPPSAVPHKSYGLFGSSRKRPPPEEVAAAAAASAAPHEHQPKISKSSKGSGAQFQYPHLPGHGSEAGGLPLPTPTPKNRGPHGKSDKGPAGANGHNANQASDYQDTVNMLHSLLSAQGMQPTQPPAFDFHAYGELLNPPSRAAAASRAANTDRPRPPPLPSEPPPPLPPLPK; encoded by the coding sequence ATGATCTCCAGGAACAACAGCTCGGACATGAACATCGCCGGCCTGATGAGCATGTCCACGTCCTCCACCGCCACCGGCACGGGGCCGGCCCTGCCGCCTTCCACCGAATCCCCCCGCGAGCAGAGCGGcacggaggcggcggcgggggctcAGCCGGAGCACTGGCTGGCCCAGCATCCTCCCCCCAAACTGGAAAGCTCCCAGGGCCACAGGACTAGCGACGGCTCGGCGGCCGAGCACCCTCTGCAGCAAGATGGCGCTGCTTATCAGAAGCAGGGCGGCAAGAACGCGCCGGCGGCCAAGGTGTCGCTGAAGGAATACCGAGCCAAGCACGCCGAGGAGCTGGCGGCGCAGAAACGGCAGCTGGAGAACATGGAGGCCAACGTGAGGTCCCAGTACGCCTACGCCGCGCAGAATTTGCTGGTCCAGCAGCAGCGGGAGAGGGAAGTCCAGCAGGAGAGCAACCCCTCGCCCATCATCTTGAAAATCCCCATCGGTTCGGAGAACCCCGAGCGCCCTCCCGGCCCCGAAAAAGGTGACAAAGCCTCGGCTCTCAAGCTGAGGATCCCGGTGACGGGCGGAGGAGGGGGCGAGAGGCCGCTCCCCTCCAAGCAGGAGGAGATCAAAATGCGCATCAAGGTGCCGAGCGCCGCCGACAGGCCCGGCTCCCTGGACGAGAGCGGTGCCAAGAGCCGGGAGCACAAGGAGAAACACAAGGGCCACTCttccaaccaccaccaccaccaccacaaccatCACTCGCACAAACACTTGCACCCCCAGCTCGCCGCCGGCCCCAGCGGCGTGGTCAACAAGCGCCCGGGAGACTCTAAACACCTCGCCCCCCCCAGCGCCGTGCCCCACAAAAGCTACGGCCTCTTTGGCTCTTCCCGCAAGAGGCCCCCGccggaggaggtggcggcggcagcggcggcgagCGCGGCGCCCCACGAGCACCAGCCCAAAATCAGCAAAAGCTCCAAGGGCTCCGGGGCTCAGTTCCAGTATCCTCACCTCCCCGGTCACGGCTCGGAGGCTGGAGGCCTCCCTTTACCAACCCCAACGCCCAAAAACCGGGGACCCCACGGCAAATCGGACAAGGGGCCGGCGGGGGCCAACGGGCACAACGCCAACCAGGCCAGTGACTACCAGGATACGGTCAACATGCTGCACTCGCTGCTGAGCGCCCAGGGCATGCAGCCCACCCAGCCCCCAGCCTTCGATTTCCACGCTTACGGCGAGCTTTTGAACCCCCCCTCCCGGGCAGCCGCCGCTTCCAGAGCCGCCAACACAGACAGACCCCGgccccccccactgccctcagaACCGCCCCCgccgctgcctcccctccccaaataa
- the KANSL2 gene encoding KAT8 regulatory NSL complex subunit 2 has product MNRIRIHVLPSSRGRLTPVPRPQEPLACAFSHRQCSQPRLEGQEFCIKHILEDRSAPFKQCSYVSVKNGKRCPNAAPKPEKKDGVSFCAEHARRNTLALQAQMKKSNPGPASETLLCQLSSYAKSELGSQAAESSRSEASRILDEDSWSDGEQDPITVEQTWRGDPDSEADSIDSDQEDPLKHAGVYTAEEVALIMREKLIRLQSLYIDQFKRLQHLLKEKKRRFLHSRKGEHEAIGNSLLTGPEGLMAKERENLKRLKCLRRYRQRYGVEALLHRQLKERRMLATDGAAQQAHTTRSSQRCLAFVDDVRCSNPSLPMTRHCLTHICQDANQTLFKPCQGSEEVPCNKPVPVSLSEEPCCPLHLRLPPQLYVPEQVLSVPEELEAAPTELYLSAAELQPTESLPLEFSDDLDVVGDGMQCPPSPLLFDPSVALDQSLRDVAEAPVDILALEEPSPPGGADRGGSAHGFPEPPAQNLLRPGPPEETAAANGNPELAAGS; this is encoded by the exons ATGAACAGAATCCGCATCCACGTCTTGCCTTCGAGCCGAGGCCGCCTGACGCCGGTGCCGCGGCCCCAGGAGCCTCTGGCATGCGCCTTCAGCCACCGGCAGTGCTCGCAGCCGCGCCTGGAGGGCCAGGAGTTCTGCATCAAGCACATCCTGGAGGACAGGAGCGCCCCTTTCAAGCAGTGCAGCTACGTCTCGGTCAAGAACGGAAAACGCTGCCCCAACGCTGCCCCCAAACCGGAGAAGAAGGATGG CGTGTCGTTCTGCGCCGAGCACGCCCGTCGGAACACGCTGGCGCTCCAGGCTCAGATGAAGAAATCCAACCCCGGGCCCGCGAGCGAGACGCTCCTCTGCCAGCTCAGTTCTTACGCCAAGAGCGAGCTGGGCTCCCAGGCCGCAGAGAGCAGCCGCAGCGAGGCCAGCCGCATCCTGg ATGAGGACAGCTGGAGCGACGGCGAGCAGGATCCTATCACCGTGGAGCAGACGTGGCGAGGGGACCCGGACAGCGAGGCTGACAGCATCGATAGCGACCAGGAGGATCCCTTGAA GCACGCTGGCGTGTACACGGCCGAGGAGGTGGCGCTGATCATGCGAGAGAAGCTGATCCGCCTGCAGTCCCTCTACATCGACCAGTTCAAGCGGCTCCAGCACCTCCTGAAGGAGAAGAAGCGGCGATTCCTGCACAGCCGCAAGGGCGAGCACGAAGCCATAGGCAA cagcctcctgacGGGCCCCGAGGGGCTCATGGCCAAGGAACGCGAGAACCTGAAGCGCCTCAAGTGCCTGCGGCGCTACCGGCAGCGCTACGGCGTCGAGGCCCTGCTGCACCGGCAGCTGAAGGAGCGCAGGATGCTGGCGACCGACGGCGCTGCCCAGCAG GCGCACACCACCCGCTCCAGCCAGCGGTGCCTGGCCTTTGTGGATGACGTCCGATGCTCCAACCCGTCCCTGCCGATGACCAGGCACTGCCTTACTC ACATCTGCCAGGACGCTAACCAGACCCTGTTCAAGCCGTGTCAAGGCTCGGAGGAGGTGCCGTGCAACAAACCCGTTCCCGTCAGCCTCTCCGAGGAGCCCTGCTGCCCTCTCCACCTCCGCCTGCCCCCGCAGCTCTACGTCCCCGAGCAGGTGCTCTCTGTCCCCGAGGAGCTGGAAGCGGCCCCCACGGAGCTGTACCTGAGCGCTGCCGAGCTCCAGCCCACGGAGAGCTTGCCCCTGGAGTTCAGCGAC GACCTGGACGTGGTGGGGGACGGCATGCAGTGTCCCCCGTCCCCTCTGCTCTTCGATCCCTCCGTGGCCCTCGACCAGTCCCTCAGAGACGTGGCCGAGGCCCCCGTAGACATCCTGGCCCTGGAGGAGCCGTCCCCTCCCGGAGGAGCCGACCGAGGGGGCTCTGCCCACGGCTTCCCCGAGCCTCCTGCGCAG AACCTCCTGCGCCCAGGGCCCCCCGAGGAGACGGCGGCCGCCAACGGGAACCCGGAGCTGGCGGCCGGGAGCTGA